One Solirubrobacterales bacterium genomic window carries:
- the prfA gene encoding peptide chain release factor 1, whose amino-acid sequence MIEKLVGQIEARFAELEREMTDPEVIGDRERYAEVGREYRRMQPASALADEYRALSDDLEGARELVEEDPEDEELQRMISESPARLAELEEEIRLAMVEPDPNDDKNVIVEIRAGTGGDEAALFAGDLYKMLTRYAAERGFGSEVLSQSSAEHGGFKEVTFEVRGDAAYSVFKYEGGTHRVQRVPETESQGRIHTSTATVAVLPEAEDVEVEISENDLTIDVYRSSGPGGQSVNTTDSAVRITHAPTGIVVSMQDEKSQLQNREKAMRVLRARIYERQVAEQQAQVAAERKAQVGTGQRSEKIRTYNFPQGRVTDHRIKLTSHDLEGTLGGDLREFTTALAAEEKRLRLETQAV is encoded by the coding sequence GTGATCGAGAAGCTGGTCGGACAGATTGAAGCCAGGTTCGCCGAACTCGAGCGGGAGATGACCGACCCCGAGGTGATCGGGGACCGGGAACGGTACGCCGAGGTCGGCCGCGAGTACCGGCGGATGCAGCCCGCAAGCGCCCTGGCCGATGAGTACCGGGCCCTGAGCGACGATCTCGAAGGAGCCCGAGAGCTCGTTGAGGAGGACCCCGAAGACGAAGAGCTTCAGAGGATGATCAGTGAATCCCCCGCCCGCCTGGCCGAGCTGGAGGAGGAGATCCGTCTGGCGATGGTCGAACCGGACCCGAACGACGACAAGAACGTGATCGTCGAGATCCGGGCCGGAACCGGGGGGGACGAAGCGGCGCTCTTCGCCGGCGATCTCTACAAGATGCTGACCCGCTACGCCGCCGAGCGCGGCTTCGGGTCCGAGGTGCTCTCCCAGTCATCGGCCGAGCATGGCGGCTTCAAGGAGGTCACCTTCGAGGTCAGAGGTGACGCCGCCTACTCGGTCTTTAAGTATGAGGGTGGCACCCATAGGGTCCAGCGGGTGCCGGAAACCGAGTCCCAGGGCCGAATTCACACCTCGACTGCAACCGTGGCAGTGCTCCCCGAGGCCGAGGACGTCGAGGTGGAAATCAGCGAAAACGATCTGACCATCGACGTCTATCGATCCTCCGGACCCGGCGGCCAGTCGGTCAACACCACCGACTCCGCGGTCCGGATCACCCACGCGCCGACCGGGATTGTGGTCTCGATGCAGGACGAGAAATCTCAGCTCCAGAATCGGGAAAAGGCGATGCGCGTCCTCCGGGCGCGGATCTACGAACGCCAAGTCGCCGAGCAGCAGGCGCAGGTGGCGGCCGAGCGCAAGGCTCAGGTGGGAACCGGGCAGCGCTCCGAGAAGATCCGCACCTACAACTTCCCGCAGGGCCGGGTGACCGACCACCGGATCAAGCTGACCTCTCACGATCTGGAAGGAACCCTGGGCGGTGACCTGCGCGAGTTCACCACCGCTCTCGCCGCCGAGGAGAAACGGCTGCGGCTCGAAACCCAGGCGGTCTGA
- a CDS encoding FAD-dependent oxidoreductase, with protein sequence MTYDYVIVGAGSAGCVLANRLSEDSGTSVLLIEAGGSNRHPSVMIPAAFAEQFHSGRDWDLATEPESALNDRSLYVPRGKGLGGSSAMNAMLYVRGRPLDYDLWEEGGCPGWGWKDVKPYFLKAEDSSRGASDDHATGGPLRVEDPRSPRKLTEAFIESARTVGHPFIDDYNGPEQDGVAWAQGTQRRGRRWGCNEAYLKPARKRRNLRVITGATVTRIELEQGRATGVTYLVGKGAGQTTVRAGREVILSAGTLASPQLLMLSGIGPAGHLADLGIEVKSDAPGVGLNLQDHPYVVCIWDAPGSDSLLAAEKPKALAEWALRRTGPLTSTVAEAFLFTRSRPGLPAADLQFHFVPGYFSQHGADKYDRDAITLGPVLISPKARGEVTLKSPDPGAKPAILTNALAEPEDMAAMVHGVRLAREIAAAEPLGSRTGREIYPGADTVDDEAIEDDIRDRTELLYHPVGTCRMGSDDAAVLDPELRVRGVAGLRVVDASVMPLIPGGNTNAPTIMIAEKAADLILGRAG encoded by the coding sequence ATGACCTACGACTACGTCATCGTCGGAGCCGGCTCTGCCGGTTGCGTCCTGGCGAACCGACTGAGCGAGGATTCGGGCACCAGCGTGCTGTTGATCGAAGCGGGGGGATCAAACCGTCATCCGAGCGTGATGATCCCGGCGGCTTTCGCCGAACAGTTCCACAGCGGCCGCGACTGGGATCTGGCCACCGAACCGGAGTCGGCGCTCAACGATCGTTCGCTTTACGTTCCCCGCGGAAAGGGCCTGGGCGGATCCAGCGCGATGAACGCGATGCTCTACGTCCGCGGCCGGCCACTCGACTACGACCTCTGGGAGGAAGGCGGCTGCCCCGGCTGGGGGTGGAAGGACGTGAAGCCGTACTTCCTCAAGGCAGAAGACAGTTCGAGGGGTGCCTCGGACGATCATGCCACCGGGGGCCCCCTGCGGGTGGAGGACCCGCGTTCGCCGAGGAAGCTGACCGAAGCCTTCATCGAGTCGGCCAGGACGGTCGGTCATCCGTTCATCGATGACTACAACGGACCGGAGCAGGACGGGGTTGCCTGGGCCCAGGGAACCCAGCGCCGGGGTCGACGTTGGGGCTGCAACGAGGCTTATCTGAAGCCAGCCCGGAAGCGCCGCAACCTCCGCGTGATCACCGGGGCAACGGTGACCCGGATCGAGCTCGAACAGGGACGGGCGACCGGGGTGACCTATCTGGTCGGGAAAGGCGCCGGGCAGACCACCGTCCGGGCCGGGCGTGAAGTAATCCTCTCGGCTGGCACCCTCGCTTCACCGCAGCTGCTGATGCTCTCCGGAATCGGCCCGGCCGGACATCTCGCCGATCTCGGGATCGAGGTCAAGTCCGACGCCCCGGGGGTAGGCCTGAACCTCCAGGACCACCCCTACGTGGTCTGCATCTGGGACGCACCGGGCAGCGATTCACTGCTCGCGGCCGAAAAACCGAAGGCGCTGGCCGAATGGGCGCTGCGCCGCACCGGGCCGCTCACCTCGACCGTGGCCGAGGCCTTTCTCTTCACCCGAAGCCGGCCCGGCTTGCCGGCCGCCGATCTGCAGTTCCATTTCGTGCCCGGGTACTTCAGTCAGCATGGAGCTGACAAGTACGACCGGGATGCAATCACCCTGGGACCGGTGCTGATCTCACCGAAGGCTCGCGGCGAGGTGACCCTGAAGAGTCCCGATCCCGGAGCGAAACCGGCCATCCTGACCAACGCGCTCGCCGAGCCCGAAGACATGGCGGCGATGGTCCACGGGGTGCGCCTGGCCCGGGAAATCGCCGCTGCGGAACCGCTGGGGTCGCGGACCGGACGGGAAATCTACCCCGGGGCTGACACCGTTGACGACGAAGCGATCGAGGACGACATCCGGGATCGCACCGAACTGCTCTACCACCCGGTAGGGACCTGCCGGATGGGCAGCGACGATGCCGCGGTGCTGGACCCGGAACTGCGGGTGCGGGGCGTTGCCGGC